Proteins from one Palaemon carinicauda isolate YSFRI2023 chromosome 44, ASM3689809v2, whole genome shotgun sequence genomic window:
- the LOC137634412 gene encoding protein ecdysoneless homolog, which yields MNFNEINDYISDVLIDFRERKKLTNEKNMVNMKTGFVIFPSKISREQHVAHAYVPVGVAALLREYPTLVAQAVHAFCKRDVIDNKALRVMRHFPPEMRVMTAVRFSKALYAQIVANRYAPDVRTGWDLPLPAHPSFKAHDLGMKLACGFELLVCTAGGVTPVSTPTSEPCSPEDAPTSKLDLANNPKWIRYQQSLSEKGYFRGELEGSKLYKELEDRAQQFFITNMLSGDGSNVGDTLSAGAIIIKLLSKVNIDYEFYKERATRLVPADDDSWLNITPDALDEWLESKFGTNGNEVPKGASEEEVMNSLSAFLGHMSDLEGAEVPQDLQDRIRKLSTLSTRKSSSSKGRKVSNLSVHPQVRKISNQSNISESSNSSEMSSFSNKVDFSADSFTDALANVLEFGVPEDDYWNNSEDESSGMSSYGEEDLGDGGLSRKSSNTSQKSSTSAFSATSSGVDTQMKEYMKEMERELAATNLGNTFASNEDDGDDEFDDVENFEPVKVDMRAVQDLVKTYTAQNGMPGPASSLLGSVGMKPKTKK from the exons ATGAACTTTAATGAAATTAATGATTATATTTCTGATGTTCTAATTGATTTTAGAGAAAGAAAGAAGTTAACCAATGAAAAGAATATGGTGAATATGAAGACTGGCTTTGTAAT ATTCCCCAGCAAGATCAGCCGAGAACAGCATGTCGCCCACGCTTACGTTCCTGTAGGCGTCGCTGCATTACTCAGGGAGTACCCGACTTTGGTCGCCCAAGCAGTGCACGCGTTTTGCAAGAGAGATGTCATTGATAATAAG GCCCTACGTGTGATGCGCCATTTCCCTCCCGAGATGAGAGTGATGACAGCTGTACGATTCAGTAAGGCTCTCTACGCCCAAATTGTTGCAAATCGGTATGCCCCTGACGTCAGGACTGGATGGGACCTTCCGTTACCTGCTCATCCTTCCTTCAAGGCTCATGATCTTGGCATGAAACTG GCTTGCGGTTTTGAACTTCTAGTATGCACAGCTGGTGGTGTGACCCCTGTGTCCACACCTACATCAGAACCGTGCTCTCCAGAAGATGCTCCAACATCCAAACTAGATCTGGCAAACAACCCAAAATGGATTCGCTATCAACAGTCCCTGTCAGAAAAGGGATATTTTCGG GGTGAGCTAGAAGGATCAAAATTATATAAGGAATTGGAGGACCGTGCTCAACAGTTTTTCATCACTAACATGCTGTCTGGTGATGGATCCAATGTTGGTGATACATTATCTGCTGGTGCTATCATAATTAAACTGCTTAGTAAAGTGAATATTGATTATGAATTCTACAAAGAAAGGGCCACTCGATTAGTTCCTGCTGATG ATGATAGCTGGCTGAATATTACCCCTGATGCTTTGGATGAATGGTTGGAATCCAAATTCGGAACTAATGGTAATGAAGTACCAAAGGGAGCAAGCGAGGAGGAAGTTATGAATTCACTCTCAGCCTTTTTAGGTCATATGTCTGATTTGGAAGGTGCAGAAGTCCCTCAGGATTTGCAAGATCGTATTAGGAAACTTTCAACTCTGTCAACTCGGAAAAGTTCTTCAAGTAAAGGCAGAAAGGTTTCTAACCTTTCAGTTCACCCACAAGTTCGCAAAATCTCCAATCAGTCTAATATATCTGAATCATCTAACAGTTCTGAGATGTCATCCTTTTCAAACAAAGTTGATTTCAGTGCTGATTCCTTTACGGATGCTTTGGCAAATGTTCTAG AATTTGGGGTTCCAGAAGATGATTACTGGAATAACTCTGAGGATGAATCATCTGGAATGAGCAGCTATGGAGAAGAAGACTTGGGTGATGGAGGTTTAAGTCGCAAATCTTCAAATACTTCTCAAAAATCGTCAACATCTGCGTTTTCTGCAACTTCTTCCGGTGTTGATACTCAAATGAAAGAATACATGAAAGAAATGGAGCGAGAGTTGGCTGCTACAAACCTTGGGAATACCTTTGCTTCAAATGAAGATGATGGCGATGATGAATTTGATGACGTTGAAAACTTTGAACCTGTAAAGGTTGATATGAGAGCTGTGCAGGATTTAGTGAAAACATACACAGCACAGAATGGTATGCCTGGCCCAGCGTCATCTCTTCTTGGCTCAGTTGGAATGAAACCTAAAACAAAAAAGTAG